The following are encoded together in the Mesoterricola sediminis genome:
- a CDS encoding TIGR00282 family metallophosphoesterase codes for MRMLVLGDVVGEPGRRLVETHLPTLRRELDLDFVVINGENAAHGHGITERIARQWLDELRVDVITTGNHAFDVKDIPATFQVEPRLLRPANYPPGTPGAGHVKLHTPSGLEVLVINLMGRVNMPPCDDPFRCADAVLARERADVVIVDMHAEATSEAQAMGWYLDGRVSAVLGTHTHVPTLDARILPGGTAYVTDIGMTGPYDGVIGMRKEASLSRFLKVKGEKWEVAEGDPQLHGIFFETEGKKAISIRRIVKTLP; via the coding sequence ATGCGCATGCTCGTGCTCGGCGATGTCGTTGGGGAGCCCGGCCGTCGGCTGGTCGAGACCCACCTGCCCACGCTCCGAAGGGAGCTGGACCTGGATTTCGTGGTGATCAACGGGGAGAACGCGGCCCACGGGCACGGAATCACCGAGCGCATCGCCCGGCAATGGCTGGACGAGCTGAGGGTGGACGTCATCACCACGGGAAACCATGCCTTCGACGTAAAGGACATTCCGGCGACCTTCCAGGTTGAGCCGCGGCTGCTCCGGCCCGCCAATTATCCCCCGGGCACCCCGGGCGCGGGCCATGTGAAGCTCCACACCCCCTCGGGGCTGGAGGTGCTGGTCATCAACCTCATGGGCCGGGTCAACATGCCGCCCTGCGACGACCCCTTCCGCTGCGCCGACGCCGTGCTGGCCCGGGAGCGCGCCGACGTGGTCATCGTCGACATGCACGCGGAGGCCACCAGCGAGGCCCAGGCGATGGGCTGGTACCTGGACGGGCGGGTCTCCGCCGTCCTGGGGACCCACACCCACGTGCCCACCCTCGACGCCAGGATCCTTCCGGGGGGCACGGCCTACGTCACCGACATCGGCATGACCGGACCCTACGACGGGGTCATCGGCATGCGGAAGGAGGCCAGCCTGAGCCGCTTCCTCAAGGTCAAGGGGGAGAAGTGGGAGGTCGCCGAGGGCGATCCCCAGCTCCACGGCATCTTCTTCGAGACGGAGGGGAAGAAGGCGATCTCGATCCGACGTATAGTCAAGACACTCCCCTGA
- a CDS encoding SpoIVB peptidase S55 domain-containing protein has product MRSLILSLSLALAAAPAFSSEPPGLMHLPDVKAGMKGTGRTVFQGGKIETFNFEVLGVLRNVAPGHSYILIRASGGPLAQTGILAGMSGSPCYIDGKLIGAVAIGWGFEKEPIGGVTPIGEMLEGLKDLSDAPAPRTPLILPKLEPPKVLKTALSGGMIPMSELLGPQEVPNGGQMLPLPVYGASTAPEFAPFWQGLPLRPMAAPGGGSGGGEPSPLEPGGMVAINLVQGDFNISAAGTITYVSGKKVYCFGHQLYNLGPVDLPLWSATVAACLPSVNESFKIASPVAPAGALRLDRAMGVAGLLGAEPRTVSMRLGLNLGGRRNLNLRFELMDHPLLTPNLAAITLAQALSAHVKGQGFQSLSLQGNIKVAGHPPIEIENMVADLNGTRLASYLGGVLQTLTLNPWERANIEGISLTVKAEDRLDLTAIAGVRTLKARVKRGSTLPVYVMLQNIQGSRESVVMNLFVPPSARPGKATLLVGDGFSLVQADPDERAIDLSSLGDLVRMLNGGLKNNHAYALLVQAQPGAGLRGSRIEGIPPTVVSMLGADGDLNANRLQRQIISRAVLPLESEVRGLTAMELEVE; this is encoded by the coding sequence TTGAGATCCCTGATTCTTTCCCTCTCGCTGGCCCTGGCCGCCGCCCCCGCCTTCTCCTCGGAACCCCCGGGCCTCATGCACCTGCCGGACGTCAAGGCCGGCATGAAGGGCACGGGCCGCACGGTCTTCCAGGGCGGGAAGATCGAGACCTTCAATTTCGAGGTCCTGGGCGTCCTCCGGAACGTCGCGCCCGGCCACAGCTACATCCTCATCCGCGCCAGCGGCGGCCCCCTGGCCCAGACGGGCATCCTGGCCGGCATGAGCGGCTCCCCCTGCTACATCGACGGCAAGCTCATCGGGGCCGTGGCCATCGGCTGGGGCTTCGAGAAGGAGCCCATCGGCGGGGTCACCCCCATCGGCGAGATGCTGGAGGGCCTCAAGGACCTCTCGGACGCCCCCGCCCCCCGCACCCCCCTGATCCTCCCCAAGCTGGAGCCGCCCAAGGTCCTCAAGACCGCCCTCTCGGGGGGGATGATCCCCATGTCCGAGCTCCTGGGCCCCCAGGAGGTGCCCAACGGGGGGCAGATGCTGCCCCTCCCCGTCTACGGGGCCTCCACCGCGCCCGAATTCGCCCCGTTCTGGCAGGGCCTCCCCCTGCGGCCCATGGCCGCCCCGGGCGGCGGGTCCGGCGGCGGCGAGCCCAGCCCCCTGGAACCCGGCGGCATGGTGGCCATCAACCTGGTCCAGGGCGACTTCAACATCTCGGCCGCGGGCACCATCACCTACGTGAGCGGCAAGAAGGTCTACTGCTTCGGCCACCAGCTCTACAACCTGGGGCCCGTGGACCTGCCCCTGTGGTCCGCGACCGTCGCGGCCTGCCTGCCCAGCGTGAACGAGTCCTTCAAGATCGCCTCCCCCGTGGCCCCCGCCGGCGCCCTGCGCCTGGACCGGGCCATGGGCGTCGCGGGCCTCCTCGGCGCCGAGCCCCGCACGGTGTCCATGCGCCTGGGCCTCAACCTGGGCGGGCGGCGCAACCTGAACCTGCGCTTCGAGCTCATGGACCACCCCCTCCTGACCCCGAACCTGGCGGCGATCACCCTCGCCCAGGCCCTGTCCGCCCACGTCAAGGGCCAGGGCTTCCAGAGCCTGAGCCTGCAGGGGAACATCAAGGTGGCGGGGCACCCGCCCATCGAGATCGAGAACATGGTGGCCGACCTGAACGGGACCCGCCTGGCCTCGTACCTGGGCGGGGTCCTCCAGACCCTGACCCTGAACCCCTGGGAGCGGGCCAACATCGAAGGCATCTCCCTCACGGTCAAGGCCGAGGACCGCCTGGACCTGACCGCCATCGCCGGCGTGCGCACCCTGAAGGCCCGGGTCAAGCGGGGCAGCACCCTCCCGGTCTACGTGATGCTCCAGAACATCCAGGGCAGCCGCGAAAGCGTCGTCATGAACCTCTTCGTGCCGCCCTCGGCCCGGCCCGGCAAGGCCACCCTGCTGGTGGGCGACGGCTTCAGCCTCGTCCAGGCGGACCCGGACGAGCGCGCCATCGACCTGTCCTCCCTGGGCGACCTGGTCCGGATGCTCAACGGCGGCCTCAAGAACAACCACGCCTACGCCCTCCTCGTGCAGGCCCAGCCCGGCGCCGGCCTGCGCGGGTCCCGCATCGAGGGCATCCCGCCCACCGTCGTGTCCATGCTCGGCGCGGACGGCGACCTGAACGCCAACCGCCTGCAGCGCCAGATCATCAGCCGTGCCGTCCTGCCCCTCGAATCCGAGGTGCGCGGCCTCACGGCCATGGAACTCGAAGTCGAATAG
- a CDS encoding SMP-30/gluconolactonase/LRE family protein: MKRHPLLPCAALVLAAGLQAQQPSATFNAFNDWLTAEARGVSVGADGRLRLAPALRRVAQLPEGVVWSAVSDGTAGAYLSAGNEGKLFRYTAGQVKPLAQVKGGIVFAMARLGNDLIVAPSGEGKLYRVTPAGDVKPFCEIEARLVWALGVDGNDLLVAGGGEKGAVLLLAREGSSRKLADLPEETAFTALAPDGKGAWYLGTHGRGLVVRYTGVRTGDRLETLAATGFEEVHAIALNGGRVFAGATSGVSNRFATGSLERREGYLAEPGTQTKSAVIRIDRDGVPQTLWQSTQSQIFALAAWNGHLLVGTGNRSRLFSVPLSDAERAENPFAALQDLGAAQATAFLPAGSDLMVVASNPAELHLINQVQATEGTVESRILKGAPLADWGRAYVESLTPQGTSVDFQVRTGATETPDSTWTPWTPPLVGGERPNLPPARNAQFRLRLSSTRGGATPTVESVRIHWANRNLAPLWEGVEIMPPGLVITRTAPPDDIGIERVPLETQKLIPALGYAGSEKRSFRRGAQAFMFKVADPNGDPLAFAIRLLPEAGGAPIPLEKAWKERFFTFDTLPVPDGKYRLEVTASDAPGVPLNAALEATWRTGAFIIDHTPPVISEVSAVQDGDRVRVRFSARDATSVLKEAAVSADGDSWVQVAPESRIFDTQEATFDVTLPRDRVRGNRVLVRVTDLCNNEQTASAAIGEPKRK, translated from the coding sequence ATGAAGCGTCACCCCCTCCTTCCCTGCGCCGCCCTCGTCCTGGCGGCGGGACTCCAGGCCCAGCAGCCCTCGGCCACCTTCAACGCCTTCAACGACTGGCTCACCGCCGAGGCGCGGGGCGTCTCCGTCGGCGCCGACGGGCGCCTGCGCCTGGCCCCGGCCCTCCGCCGCGTGGCCCAGCTCCCCGAGGGCGTCGTGTGGTCCGCGGTCTCCGACGGCACGGCGGGCGCCTACCTCAGCGCGGGCAACGAGGGCAAGCTGTTCCGCTACACCGCCGGACAGGTCAAGCCCCTGGCCCAGGTCAAGGGCGGCATCGTCTTCGCCATGGCCCGCCTGGGCAACGACCTCATCGTGGCCCCCTCGGGGGAGGGGAAGCTCTACCGGGTGACCCCCGCGGGCGACGTGAAGCCCTTCTGCGAGATCGAGGCCCGCCTGGTGTGGGCCCTGGGCGTGGACGGCAACGACCTCCTCGTCGCCGGCGGCGGCGAGAAGGGGGCGGTGCTCCTCCTGGCCCGCGAAGGCAGCAGCCGCAAGCTGGCCGACCTCCCCGAGGAGACCGCCTTCACCGCCCTGGCTCCCGACGGCAAGGGCGCCTGGTACCTGGGCACCCACGGCCGGGGCCTGGTGGTGCGCTACACCGGCGTCCGCACCGGGGACCGCCTGGAGACGTTGGCGGCCACGGGCTTCGAGGAGGTCCACGCCATCGCCCTGAACGGCGGCCGGGTCTTCGCCGGGGCCACGAGCGGGGTCAGCAACCGCTTCGCCACGGGCAGCCTGGAGCGCCGGGAGGGCTACCTGGCCGAGCCCGGCACCCAGACAAAGTCCGCGGTCATCCGCATCGACCGGGACGGCGTGCCGCAGACCCTCTGGCAGAGCACGCAGAGCCAGATCTTCGCGCTGGCGGCCTGGAACGGGCACCTCCTGGTCGGCACGGGCAACCGGAGCCGGCTCTTCTCCGTCCCCCTCTCGGACGCCGAGCGGGCCGAGAACCCCTTCGCCGCCCTCCAGGACCTGGGCGCCGCCCAGGCCACGGCCTTCCTCCCGGCGGGCTCCGACCTGATGGTGGTGGCCTCCAACCCCGCCGAACTGCACCTCATCAACCAGGTCCAGGCCACGGAGGGCACCGTCGAGAGCCGCATCCTCAAGGGCGCCCCCCTGGCGGACTGGGGCCGGGCCTACGTGGAGTCCCTGACGCCCCAGGGCACCAGCGTGGACTTCCAGGTCCGCACCGGCGCCACCGAGACCCCCGACAGCACCTGGACCCCCTGGACCCCGCCGCTGGTCGGAGGGGAGCGGCCCAACCTCCCCCCCGCGCGCAACGCCCAGTTCCGGCTCAGGCTCTCCAGCACCCGGGGCGGGGCCACCCCCACCGTCGAGAGCGTCCGGATCCACTGGGCCAACCGCAACCTCGCCCCCCTGTGGGAGGGCGTGGAGATCATGCCGCCCGGACTCGTCATCACCCGCACCGCCCCGCCCGACGACATCGGCATCGAGCGGGTCCCCCTCGAGACCCAGAAGCTGATCCCCGCCCTGGGCTACGCGGGCTCGGAGAAGCGCAGCTTCCGCCGCGGCGCCCAGGCCTTCATGTTCAAGGTCGCCGACCCCAACGGCGATCCCCTCGCCTTCGCCATCCGCCTCCTCCCCGAGGCCGGCGGCGCCCCGATCCCCCTCGAGAAGGCGTGGAAGGAGCGCTTCTTCACCTTCGACACGCTCCCGGTCCCCGACGGCAAGTACCGCCTCGAGGTCACCGCCAGCGACGCGCCGGGGGTGCCCCTGAACGCGGCCCTCGAGGCCACCTGGCGCACCGGCGCCTTCATCATCGACCACACGCCGCCGGTCATCTCCGAGGTGTCGGCCGTGCAGGACGGCGACAGGGTGCGCGTGCGGTTCTCCGCCCGGGACGCCACCAGCGTCCTGAAGGAGGCCGCCGTGAGCGCCGACGGCGACAGCTGGGTCCAGGTGGCCCCCGAGAGCCGCATCTTCGACACCCAGGAGGCCACCTTCGACGTGACCCTGCCCCGGGACCGGGTGCGGGGCAACCGGGTCCTCGTGCGGGTGACGGACCTCTGCAACAACGAGCAGACCGCCA